One genomic segment of Gemmatimonadaceae bacterium includes these proteins:
- a CDS encoding PBP1A family penicillin-binding protein has protein sequence MSSHRNRLVILVAAAQLAVGGGHLASAQNSTHSTASSPPAAEVEAWQIVPQPQSSLVFARDGSLLGEVGREFRTSVALRTLPAYLPHAFIAVEDQRFYQHDGVDLIGVASAIKGKIFGGRRGGASTITQQLVGNMHPDIIDRHDLSLSRKLREQSAAREMEKHYTKDQILEAYLNQVDLGHNWFGVEAAARHYFGKSASRLSLAEAATLAALPKSPTLYDPTRFPTRSKQRRDLILGLMAEQGYITHEVAERAKIEPIVTAPEGGTSAPALYFVDAVRQAAQRAGIPVANGGYHIYTTLDPALQRAAVTALVEGAARVEARPGYRHPSYAVAMKTHAPYLQGAVVALDPATGDVRALVGGRNYATSPFDRVFALRQPGSAIKPLVYAAALADSIPANAIIPDTALSIPMPSGPNYQPGNADGQFLGPMTLHEALVKSRNPVAVQLGMRVGIDTIASLAQRLGINSPIAPVPSSAIGASAVRPLELVTAYTAFANLGSVAQARLITRIDDPSGKPAYAAPVAPLTPVLDSRVAFMIRRMMQDVADHGTGAAARQAVPSSIPVAGKTGTTNDNADVWFVGLTPDLVGGVWLGFDQPTTIAAGAAGGSLAAPIWGQMVARYYASLGSAAPANSAAWDVPPPGLVYAELDRDTGALADTTTPPARRYTEFFLPGTEPAALKNDPWRMPQFGALVFQ, from the coding sequence ATGTCTTCACATCGCAACAGACTCGTCATCCTCGTCGCTGCCGCGCAGTTAGCTGTTGGCGGCGGCCATCTCGCTTCGGCACAGAACTCCACGCATTCGACGGCCTCGTCACCTCCGGCAGCCGAGGTCGAGGCGTGGCAGATCGTTCCCCAGCCCCAGTCGTCGCTCGTATTCGCGCGCGACGGTTCACTCCTCGGCGAGGTCGGGCGGGAGTTTCGCACGAGCGTCGCGCTCCGGACGCTGCCAGCCTACCTGCCGCATGCGTTCATCGCCGTCGAAGACCAGCGCTTTTATCAGCACGACGGCGTCGATCTCATTGGCGTCGCCTCCGCGATCAAGGGGAAAATCTTTGGCGGTCGTCGCGGCGGGGCGAGCACGATCACGCAGCAGCTCGTCGGCAACATGCATCCCGACATCATCGATCGGCATGACCTCAGTTTATCGCGCAAGCTTCGCGAGCAGTCCGCTGCGCGAGAGATGGAGAAACACTATACGAAAGACCAGATCCTCGAGGCCTACCTCAACCAGGTGGATCTCGGCCACAACTGGTTCGGCGTCGAGGCGGCTGCGCGGCACTACTTCGGAAAGTCGGCATCTCGTCTCTCACTCGCCGAGGCAGCCACGCTCGCTGCGCTTCCGAAATCTCCAACTCTGTACGATCCGACGCGTTTTCCGACCCGCTCCAAGCAACGGCGCGACCTGATCCTCGGCCTCATGGCCGAGCAGGGCTATATCACCCACGAGGTCGCGGAAAGGGCGAAGATCGAGCCGATCGTGACCGCGCCCGAAGGCGGCACCTCGGCGCCCGCGCTGTATTTCGTCGACGCCGTTCGTCAGGCAGCGCAGCGCGCGGGAATCCCCGTCGCGAACGGCGGCTACCACATCTACACGACGCTCGACCCTGCGCTGCAGCGTGCCGCGGTCACGGCTCTCGTCGAGGGCGCAGCGCGCGTGGAGGCGCGGCCGGGTTATCGTCACCCCTCGTATGCGGTCGCGATGAAGACACACGCACCGTATCTCCAGGGCGCCGTCGTCGCGCTCGATCCGGCGACCGGAGACGTTCGCGCGCTCGTCGGCGGACGCAATTACGCGACGTCGCCTTTCGATCGCGTCTTCGCGCTTCGACAGCCCGGCTCCGCTATCAAGCCGCTCGTGTACGCGGCGGCTCTGGCAGATAGCATACCTGCGAATGCCATTATTCCAGACACGGCGCTGTCGATACCCATGCCGAGCGGGCCGAACTACCAACCCGGCAACGCGGACGGCCAATTCCTCGGGCCGATGACGCTGCACGAGGCGCTCGTTAAGTCACGCAATCCGGTCGCCGTCCAACTCGGGATGCGCGTCGGCATCGACACGATTGCCTCGCTGGCCCAGCGGTTAGGCATCAATTCGCCGATCGCGCCCGTTCCGTCGAGCGCGATCGGCGCTTCGGCCGTTCGTCCGCTGGAGCTCGTCACCGCGTACACCGCCTTCGCGAATCTCGGCTCGGTGGCGCAGGCTCGCTTGATCACTCGCATCGATGATCCCTCGGGTAAGCCGGCCTATGCCGCGCCCGTGGCGCCGCTGACGCCGGTGCTCGATTCGCGAGTCGCGTTCATGATTCGTCGCATGATGCAGGATGTGGCCGATCACGGCACAGGCGCGGCCGCGCGCCAGGCCGTTCCGTCGTCGATACCGGTGGCTGGCAAGACCGGAACGACGAACGACAACGCCGACGTCTGGTTTGTCGGGCTCACCCCCGATCTGGTTGGTGGCGTCTGGCTCGGCTTCGATCAACCGACGACGATCGCGGCCGGTGCAGCTGGGGGCTCGCTCGCCGCACCGATCTGGGGGCAGATGGTCGCACGATACTATGCGTCGTTAGGTTCCGCGGCGCCGGCGAACTCCGCGGCGTGGGACGTGCCGCCGCCCGGACTTGTTTACGCCGAGCTCGATCGCGATACGGGTGCGCTCGCGGATACGACGACGCCTCCGGCGCGCCGATATACCGAATTCTTCCTGCCTGGCACAGAGCCGGCAGCGCTCAAAAATGATCCGTGGCGCATGCCGCAGTTCGGTGCGCTCGTGTTCCAGTGA
- a CDS encoding acyl-CoA dehydrogenase family protein, whose translation MSDFFQDPPRLTNQYADDPLLASYLRWRLPQEMFVEIEPSLRRLGERAATDLLALDGAAEASPPRHVPYDAWGRRIDVIETSEAWRALDRIAAEEGLVAMGYERRHGAHSRVDQFARLYLYAPSSATYSCPLAMTDGAARLLELYPDEITTSVFKHLISRDPRAFWTSGQWMTERTGGSDVSGTSTIARLGSDATPAEYRHRLYGTKWFTSATTSQIAITLAYIEGDENLSVFLVRLRNDDGTLRNIRVNRLKDKLGTRALPTAELTLDGTPAHLIRGEGEGVRKIAAMFNVTRVYNAVAAVAGMRRAIALARDYAARRTAFGKPLLNHPLHAETLALMELEWRAAFLLAFHVVELLGRQEAGTATSEELSRLRLLIPVAKLYTAKQAVAIASEAVESFGGAGYIEDTGIPRLLRDAQVLSIWEGTTNVLSLDVLRALEKTNALDAFIHDAQHRLAAIHAESLTTAAVHVRAALRAIELFGESAEEQGRVYAEVRARAFSYAIARTTAALLLLDYAHRSSTLGGDQSAVIAASRWCSRDLAPIENDEGPVPSPLLIG comes from the coding sequence GTGAGCGATTTCTTCCAAGATCCGCCGCGCCTAACGAATCAGTACGCCGACGACCCGCTCCTCGCGTCGTACCTGCGCTGGCGCTTGCCGCAGGAGATGTTCGTTGAGATCGAGCCGTCGTTGCGACGCCTCGGTGAGCGAGCGGCAACGGATCTGCTCGCGCTCGATGGCGCTGCCGAAGCGTCCCCGCCGCGCCACGTGCCGTACGACGCGTGGGGGCGACGAATCGACGTCATCGAGACCTCCGAAGCCTGGCGCGCGCTCGACCGGATTGCCGCCGAGGAAGGGCTCGTCGCAATGGGCTATGAGCGTCGTCATGGAGCGCATTCGCGCGTCGATCAATTCGCTCGCCTCTACCTGTACGCGCCGTCCTCCGCCACCTATAGCTGTCCCTTGGCGATGACCGATGGCGCTGCGCGGCTTCTCGAGCTCTATCCCGATGAGATCACCACTTCCGTCTTCAAGCATCTGATTTCGCGCGATCCGCGCGCCTTCTGGACCTCCGGACAATGGATGACCGAACGCACCGGAGGCTCGGATGTGTCGGGGACTTCGACGATCGCACGGCTCGGCTCGGATGCGACGCCAGCGGAATATCGACATCGTCTCTACGGCACCAAGTGGTTCACCTCCGCGACGACGTCGCAGATTGCGATCACGCTGGCGTATATCGAGGGAGATGAGAATCTCAGCGTCTTCCTCGTTAGGCTACGGAACGATGATGGCACGCTTCGCAACATCCGTGTCAACCGGCTCAAGGACAAGTTGGGTACGCGTGCGCTTCCAACGGCCGAGCTGACGCTGGACGGCACGCCTGCACATCTCATCCGCGGGGAGGGGGAGGGCGTCCGCAAGATTGCCGCGATGTTCAACGTCACGCGCGTCTACAATGCGGTTGCGGCGGTCGCCGGAATGCGTCGTGCCATCGCGCTGGCACGTGACTATGCAGCGCGCCGAACGGCATTCGGCAAGCCACTACTGAATCATCCGCTCCATGCCGAAACGCTCGCCCTCATGGAGCTCGAGTGGCGAGCCGCGTTCCTGCTCGCATTCCACGTCGTCGAATTGTTAGGCAGACAGGAAGCAGGCACGGCGACGAGCGAAGAGCTCTCCCGGTTACGGCTGCTCATTCCTGTCGCGAAGCTCTACACGGCCAAGCAGGCGGTGGCGATTGCCAGCGAGGCCGTCGAGTCGTTTGGCGGCGCTGGGTATATCGAGGACACCGGAATTCCTCGCCTGCTCCGCGACGCTCAGGTGCTGTCCATTTGGGAAGGAACGACGAACGTCCTGAGCCTCGACGTCTTACGCGCGCTCGAGAAGACGAATGCGCTTGACGCCTTCATTCACGATGCCCAGCACCGCCTCGCCGCGATTCATGCGGAATCGCTCACGACCGCCGCCGTCCACGTCCGCGCAGCGCTGCGCGCGATCGAATTATTTGGCGAGAGTGCCGAAGAGCAAGGGCGCGTTTACGCCGAGGTGCGCGCTCGTGCGTTCTCCTATGCCATCGCGCGAACGACGGCAGCGCTGCTGCTACTCGACTATGCACATCGGTCGAGCACGTTAGGCGGTGATCAATCGGCCGTCATTGCCGCCAGCCGATGGTGCTCCCGCGACTTGGCGCCAATCGAAAACGACGAAGGGCCGGTGCCGTCGCCGCTGCTGATCGGCTGA
- a CDS encoding serine/threonine-protein kinase, producing the protein MTDYLHDRVVAAVGDQYLIEAEIGRGGMAAVFRALDLRLHRRVAIKALPPELAFNADVRTRFLREAQTAAQLSHPNIVPIYTVDERGGVVFFVMALVDGESLAGRLSRQPRLSIDAVRRILSEVADALDYAHACGVVHRDIKPDNILLDRTTGRALVTDFGIARAAAGDARLTQTGVAVGTPAYMSPEQAMGERELDGRSDQYSLGIVGYQMLVGQTPFKAANTPAMLVKHLSEIPRPVYESRPDVPVQLASAIDRALSKKPEDRWPSAGAFRDAAVATSSAPAPAPSAPPPALAAPMPNGSGRADLLRPGETMRRVMMLGDDVLPALPASPIGMSRREWKDWARQQRRMARDLARGAISSAAEAVDESGVRWYAIERRVLRFRRRLVQTLVLVPALFAINFAMQGFPWFIFPSIFLLLSLLTNAGNLWADGISPVDALRGGWRDRIRASLGVSPLPARAPVPALPLRSAADAAAAIVPPDVLAGAHGSVVRRAVADSAQIRDIISKLSQLEREMLPDVAPTIDGLVERVASLAVTLHRLDADVSGTSLGALDERIAHAERDTRDADNDRRLALLRRQRTTLHDLLERRRTLLDQMESASLTLQNLKLDLLKLRSAGVGSALEDVTSATREARALSRDIGHLLDAADDVRKL; encoded by the coding sequence GTGACCGATTACTTGCACGACCGCGTCGTCGCCGCGGTGGGCGATCAGTACCTGATCGAGGCAGAGATCGGCCGCGGCGGCATGGCCGCCGTCTTTCGTGCGCTCGATCTGAGGCTGCATCGACGCGTCGCGATCAAGGCGCTGCCGCCGGAACTGGCGTTCAACGCTGACGTTCGCACGCGGTTTCTGCGTGAGGCTCAGACGGCGGCGCAGCTCAGCCATCCGAACATCGTTCCGATCTACACCGTCGACGAGCGAGGCGGCGTCGTCTTCTTCGTCATGGCGCTGGTCGACGGCGAAAGTCTCGCCGGGCGGCTCTCGAGGCAACCGCGACTTTCTATCGATGCCGTTCGACGCATCCTCAGCGAAGTCGCCGACGCGCTCGATTACGCGCACGCGTGCGGGGTCGTCCATCGCGACATCAAGCCGGACAACATCCTGCTCGATCGGACGACCGGCCGCGCGCTCGTTACCGATTTCGGCATCGCGCGAGCGGCGGCCGGCGACGCTCGCCTGACGCAGACTGGCGTTGCGGTGGGCACGCCGGCGTACATGTCGCCCGAGCAGGCAATGGGCGAGCGCGAGCTCGACGGCCGAAGCGATCAGTACTCGTTAGGTATCGTCGGATATCAGATGCTGGTGGGGCAAACGCCGTTCAAGGCGGCGAACACGCCGGCGATGCTGGTGAAGCATCTGTCCGAGATTCCGCGCCCGGTGTACGAAAGCCGTCCGGATGTTCCGGTGCAGCTCGCGTCCGCGATCGATCGGGCGTTGTCGAAAAAGCCCGAAGATCGCTGGCCGAGCGCCGGCGCGTTTCGGGATGCCGCGGTGGCAACGAGCAGCGCGCCAGCGCCCGCGCCGAGTGCTCCGCCGCCTGCGCTCGCGGCACCGATGCCTAACGGCTCCGGCCGAGCTGATCTGCTCCGACCGGGTGAAACGATGCGCCGCGTCATGATGCTTGGCGACGACGTACTGCCTGCGCTTCCGGCGTCGCCGATCGGCATGAGCCGGCGAGAGTGGAAGGACTGGGCTCGTCAGCAACGGCGAATGGCTCGCGATCTGGCGCGGGGCGCCATTTCCTCGGCGGCGGAAGCGGTCGACGAAAGTGGGGTGCGTTGGTACGCCATCGAGCGCCGCGTGCTACGCTTCCGACGGCGTTTGGTACAGACCCTTGTACTCGTTCCTGCGCTGTTTGCCATCAACTTCGCGATGCAAGGGTTTCCCTGGTTCATCTTTCCGTCGATTTTCCTTCTGCTCTCCTTGCTGACGAACGCGGGAAATCTCTGGGCGGACGGCATCAGTCCCGTGGACGCCTTACGAGGTGGTTGGCGCGACCGAATCCGCGCTTCACTCGGTGTTTCGCCCCTCCCTGCCCGGGCCCCCGTCCCTGCTCTGCCGCTGCGGTCAGCGGCGGATGCGGCTGCCGCGATAGTCCCGCCGGACGTGCTGGCCGGCGCGCACGGCAGTGTGGTTCGACGAGCCGTCGCCGACAGCGCCCAGATACGTGATATCATTAGCAAGTTGTCACAGCTCGAGCGTGAGATGCTGCCCGACGTCGCGCCTACTATCGACGGACTCGTCGAGCGCGTCGCGTCGTTGGCCGTAACGCTGCATCGGCTCGATGCCGACGTCAGCGGAACCTCGCTCGGCGCGCTCGACGAGCGTATCGCTCATGCCGAGCGCGACACTCGTGACGCGGACAACGATCGGCGCCTTGCCTTGCTTCGCCGGCAGCGCACGACGCTGCACGATCTCCTCGAGCGACGCCGGACGCTGCTCGATCAGATGGAGAGTGCGAGTCTCACACTTCAGAATCTCAAGCTCGATCTGCTGAAGCTTCGCTCCGCCGGCGTTGGTTCGGCGCTCGAGGACGTGACCAGCGCGACGAGAGAAGCACGCGCGCTTTCTCGCGACATTGGGCATCTACTCGATGCAGCGGACGACGTTCGCAAACTGTGA
- the lon gene encoding endopeptidase La, translating to MAQRQTLPVLPLRGTVIFPGLTAPIAAGRPGTLRAIEAALKSERLVFAVAQRDNTDEPTPDILYSMGVIARIGQIQRGLGGVQLLLQGEQRATSLQYSVTEGYLSAVAMPVDEMKPANEDDPAFIALHKELRERAAELGERRGLPEEVVHQVLDAVTDPGRFADLVAGYIELPPPEKQGLLETLSVEERLRRVLVHVQRQIGLLEMQEEIKSQVQEELGERQREMYLREQMKAIQKELGDDDQSKEIAELRDKLNKLQLPKEARQEVEREIGRLERAGRESMEAQVIRTYLEWIAELPWNNRSDDNLDLQHAEVVLDEDHYGLKDVKDRVLEFLAVRQLRAQQLAEEMTKTGELPVAKMKASKEDATPQLVTSDDERTITDPKEAKSRAMAKGPILLFVGPPGVGKTSIAKSIARSLGREYVRVALGGARDEADIRGHRRTYVGAMPGRIIQGMKQGGTKNPVFLLDEVDKLGISFQGDPASALLEVLDPAQNDNFTDHYLGVPFDLSEVLFICTANFVQNIPGPLLDRMEMVDFAGYTEAEKAEIAKRYLIPRQFEESGLGDKNVAMTDDAVAMVISNYTRESGVRQLERQIGAVARKVARRLASGDQQMIEDGKIDAQEVRTLLGRPRVHPERAATENEIGVATGMYYTPAGGDIMFVEAAIRRLYGFGQRSSDSEKSQVSGWGNVSLILTGQLGDVMKESARAALTFAATHASTLQIPEDRLGSIEVHVHVPAGAIPKDGPSAGVTMATALVSAMSGRPVRKDVAMTGEITLRGRVLPIGGVKEKVLGAHRAGITNIILPKDNDADMEDIPEDVRTQLSFHCVSTLDEVFDIALLPMPTAHGPAEKTLMEEEEEAAAAR from the coding sequence ATGGCTCAACGCCAGACTCTACCTGTTCTCCCGTTGCGGGGAACGGTGATTTTTCCGGGCTTGACTGCCCCGATCGCGGCTGGCCGACCCGGTACGCTCCGCGCCATCGAAGCCGCGCTGAAAAGCGAACGACTCGTGTTTGCGGTAGCACAGCGTGACAACACAGACGAGCCCACTCCTGACATTCTCTACTCGATGGGAGTGATCGCTCGGATCGGACAGATCCAGCGGGGACTCGGCGGAGTACAGTTGCTGCTTCAGGGTGAGCAGCGCGCGACATCGCTGCAATACTCGGTTACCGAGGGATATCTCAGCGCGGTCGCGATGCCGGTGGACGAGATGAAGCCGGCGAACGAGGACGATCCGGCGTTCATCGCCCTCCATAAGGAGTTGCGCGAGCGCGCCGCAGAGCTCGGCGAACGCCGTGGCCTTCCCGAGGAGGTCGTTCACCAAGTGCTTGATGCCGTGACCGATCCGGGAAGGTTCGCGGATCTCGTCGCCGGCTACATCGAACTTCCTCCGCCGGAAAAGCAGGGGTTGCTCGAGACGCTCAGCGTCGAGGAGCGCCTGCGTCGGGTCCTTGTGCATGTCCAGCGGCAGATTGGCTTGCTCGAGATGCAGGAGGAGATCAAGTCGCAGGTGCAGGAGGAGCTGGGAGAGCGCCAGCGCGAGATGTATCTGCGCGAGCAAATGAAGGCGATTCAGAAGGAGCTGGGCGACGACGATCAATCCAAGGAAATCGCCGAGCTCCGTGACAAGCTGAACAAGCTGCAGCTTCCGAAAGAGGCGCGGCAGGAAGTGGAGCGGGAGATCGGTCGCCTCGAGCGCGCTGGACGGGAGTCCATGGAAGCGCAGGTGATCCGCACGTATCTCGAGTGGATCGCCGAGCTCCCCTGGAACAACCGGTCCGACGACAACCTCGACCTTCAGCATGCGGAGGTGGTGCTCGACGAGGACCATTACGGTCTCAAGGACGTGAAGGATCGCGTGCTCGAGTTCCTCGCGGTCCGACAGCTCCGCGCGCAGCAGTTGGCCGAGGAGATGACGAAGACAGGTGAGCTGCCCGTCGCAAAGATGAAGGCGTCGAAAGAGGATGCGACGCCGCAGCTCGTCACGTCAGACGACGAACGAACCATCACGGATCCCAAAGAAGCGAAGTCACGTGCCATGGCGAAGGGACCGATCCTGCTCTTCGTCGGACCGCCGGGTGTCGGCAAGACGTCGATCGCGAAATCCATCGCGCGATCGTTAGGTCGCGAGTACGTGCGCGTGGCGTTAGGCGGCGCGCGTGACGAAGCGGATATCCGCGGGCATCGTCGGACGTACGTCGGCGCAATGCCGGGCCGAATCATTCAGGGGATGAAGCAGGGAGGGACCAAGAACCCCGTCTTCCTGCTTGACGAAGTCGACAAGTTGGGTATCTCGTTCCAGGGCGACCCGGCGAGCGCACTCCTCGAGGTGCTCGATCCGGCGCAGAACGACAACTTCACCGATCACTATCTCGGTGTACCGTTCGATCTGAGCGAAGTGTTGTTCATCTGCACCGCCAACTTCGTTCAGAACATTCCGGGACCGCTGCTCGATCGAATGGAGATGGTCGATTTCGCGGGCTACACCGAGGCAGAGAAGGCCGAGATCGCGAAACGCTACCTCATTCCGCGCCAGTTCGAGGAGTCCGGCCTCGGCGACAAGAACGTCGCGATGACGGACGACGCAGTCGCAATGGTGATCAGCAATTACACGCGCGAGAGCGGCGTACGTCAGCTCGAGCGGCAGATCGGTGCCGTTGCGCGGAAAGTCGCGCGACGGCTGGCCTCTGGCGATCAGCAGATGATCGAGGACGGCAAGATCGACGCACAGGAAGTGCGTACGCTGCTCGGTCGGCCTCGCGTGCATCCGGAGCGTGCAGCGACGGAAAACGAGATCGGCGTCGCGACCGGTATGTACTACACACCGGCTGGTGGCGACATCATGTTCGTCGAAGCGGCGATCCGGAGGCTCTACGGTTTCGGCCAGCGTAGCTCAGACAGCGAGAAGAGCCAGGTGAGCGGGTGGGGCAATGTTTCACTGATACTCACTGGCCAGCTCGGCGACGTCATGAAGGAGTCCGCACGCGCTGCGCTCACCTTTGCGGCCACGCATGCGTCAACGCTCCAGATCCCAGAGGATCGGCTTGGATCAATCGAAGTTCACGTGCACGTTCCGGCGGGCGCAATCCCCAAAGACGGTCCCTCGGCCGGCGTCACGATGGCGACGGCGCTCGTGAGTGCGATGTCCGGCCGCCCAGTGCGAAAGGACGTCGCGATGACGGGTGAAATCACGTTGCGCGGGCGCGTACTTCCGATCGGTGGTGTGAAGGAAAAGGTCCTTGGGGCTCACCGAGCGGGCATCACGAACATCATCCTGCCAAAGGACAACGACGCCGACATGGAGGATATCCCGGAGGATGTCCGCACTCAGCTCAGCTTCCATTGTGTGTCCACCCTGGACGAAGTCTTCGACATCGCGCTGCTGCCGATGCCAACGGCCCACGGTCCGGCGGAAAAAACGCTGATGGAAGAGGAAGAGGAAGCAGCGGCCGCTCGCTAG
- a CDS encoding serine/threonine-protein kinase: MSDPVVSSADSELRAHVERVLTDHYELDSEIGRGGMGIVYRAKDRRLKRTVAIKLLPPELAFRSDIKTRFLREAETAAQLSHPNIVPIYTVDETEGLVYFVMAYVDGENLAKRIFERGVLPTEEVRRILRDVADALAYAHERGVVHRDIKPDNIIIAAQTGRPMVTDFGIARAVSDGDSRLTATGMAIGTPAYMSPEQAAGERTIDGRSDLYSLGIVAYQMLAGEPPFVAGSTPAMLVKHISERPLPIQQRRADMPEDLARAVMLLLEKDPANRFPSASALVAALDTGNIPSIAPRTSGAAAPSDFAASDGYGATSSRAQSNRTSGDAGYAPAHFADAEIFSPTVEDMARWEAEPVQKFRRKLAPYLFVNGVIVIASLVGERDYFFFTVIWSIYMAFKYAKLWADGYDWRDVFRQPRERELLEVVDDGLGRVRALFDSKQRNRLREEKRARRLARRAGRISVERSPSAFASTNSRMSGGMALGSGRSADVVAQAARDRDEIRRILDTLPPTERARLSDVLRSSLALYDKIEALALSLSSIERSLAPGAKESVDAEISRLEGAANPLEGAASDERVRRLAHLRRQRRAMADLVRRRDEAAEKLETCAIALNNMRLDMVRLRAGTQTHENVTTLAVNAMSLAESVDSALYVADEMGRLGQRRSARSTAGP, encoded by the coding sequence GTGTCCGACCCAGTAGTTTCGTCCGCAGACTCCGAGCTGCGCGCGCATGTCGAGCGCGTGCTGACCGATCACTATGAGCTGGACTCGGAGATTGGACGCGGTGGGATGGGCATCGTCTACCGTGCCAAAGATCGGCGGCTAAAGCGTACCGTTGCCATCAAGCTTTTGCCGCCCGAATTGGCATTTCGGAGTGACATCAAGACTCGCTTCCTTCGTGAAGCCGAGACGGCCGCCCAGCTCAGCCATCCGAACATCGTACCGATTTATACAGTCGACGAGACCGAAGGGCTCGTCTATTTCGTGATGGCCTACGTCGACGGGGAGAATCTCGCCAAGCGTATCTTCGAGCGCGGGGTCCTACCAACGGAAGAGGTCCGTCGAATTCTTCGCGATGTAGCCGACGCACTCGCTTACGCACACGAGCGCGGCGTCGTTCACCGCGACATCAAGCCCGATAACATCATCATCGCTGCCCAAACTGGCCGGCCGATGGTCACGGATTTTGGTATCGCGCGCGCCGTCAGCGACGGCGATTCGCGCCTTACCGCGACCGGGATGGCCATCGGGACTCCTGCGTATATGTCACCAGAGCAGGCAGCCGGCGAACGGACGATCGACGGCCGAAGCGATCTCTATTCGTTAGGGATCGTCGCCTATCAGATGTTGGCTGGTGAGCCGCCGTTCGTGGCCGGCAGCACTCCGGCGATGCTCGTCAAACACATATCCGAACGGCCGCTTCCCATTCAGCAGCGGCGTGCCGACATGCCTGAGGATCTGGCTCGCGCAGTGATGCTGCTGCTCGAGAAGGATCCGGCGAACCGGTTCCCATCCGCATCGGCGCTCGTTGCCGCGCTCGATACCGGCAACATTCCCTCGATTGCGCCTCGGACTTCGGGCGCTGCGGCGCCGAGCGATTTCGCCGCCTCCGACGGATACGGTGCGACGTCGTCGCGGGCACAATCGAACCGCACGAGCGGCGACGCCGGTTACGCTCCCGCGCACTTCGCCGACGCCGAGATTTTCTCTCCCACCGTGGAGGACATGGCGCGCTGGGAAGCCGAGCCGGTGCAAAAATTCCGGCGGAAGCTCGCGCCGTATCTCTTCGTCAATGGCGTCATAGTCATCGCGTCACTGGTCGGTGAGCGTGATTACTTCTTCTTCACGGTCATCTGGAGCATTTACATGGCGTTCAAGTACGCCAAGCTCTGGGCGGATGGCTACGATTGGCGCGACGTATTCCGTCAGCCGCGGGAGCGCGAGTTGCTCGAGGTCGTTGACGACGGCTTAGGGCGTGTGCGCGCTCTCTTCGACAGCAAACAGCGCAACCGTCTCCGCGAGGAAAAGCGGGCACGGCGGCTCGCTCGGCGGGCAGGGCGCATATCAGTCGAGCGCTCGCCTTCCGCTTTCGCTTCCACCAACTCGCGTATGAGTGGTGGTATGGCACTCGGAAGCGGTCGTAGCGCCGATGTCGTCGCGCAGGCGGCGCGAGACCGCGACGAGATCCGACGTATCCTCGACACGCTGCCGCCAACCGAACGGGCCCGACTGTCCGATGTGCTACGGTCGTCGCTCGCGTTGTACGACAAGATCGAGGCGCTCGCTCTCTCCCTCTCGTCGATTGAGCGGAGTCTTGCACCTGGTGCAAAGGAATCAGTAGACGCGGAGATTTCGCGTCTCGAGGGCGCGGCCAATCCGCTCGAAGGCGCGGCGAGCGACGAGCGCGTTCGACGACTGGCGCATTTGCGCCGGCAGCGTCGCGCGATGGCTGATCTCGTCAGGCGCCGCGACGAGGCGGCCGAAAAGCTCGAGACGTGTGCGATCGCGCTCAACAACATGCGTCTGGACATGGTCCGCCTGCGGGCGGGAACGCAGACGCATGAGAACGTCACGACGTTGGCCGTGAATGCGATGTCGCTCGCGGAGAGCGTCGATAGCGCACTCTACGTGGCGGATGAGATGGGACGGCTTGGGCAGCGCCGTTCGGCGCGCTCGACGGCGGGTCCGTAG